From the Candidatus Omnitrophota bacterium genome, one window contains:
- a CDS encoding KamA family radical SAM protein, which translates to MFVRTRISHYFRNLDRIPQLSLAERERLSKVAEKYVFRINDYYLDLIDWSNPDDPIRNLAIPREEELDDWGELDASNEAAYTKARGIQHKYKDTVLFLCAETCGAYCRYCFRKRLFMEANGEVSLNVEEGLQYIAENPCITNVLLTGGDPLILSTRRLAYILESLRKIRHVQIIRIGSKMPAFNPWRILDDDELLDLFERVSWMDKRLYLMMHFDHPRELTQPAVAAIDRVLKRGVICCNQCPIVKGINDDPEALGELFRLLSFAGCPPYYVFQGRPTQGNHSFLVPIVRGFHIYQDAVRRNSGLASRTRFVMSHETGKIEIVGVDEKYIYLKRHRSPDREEVGRILLFHRDDEAVWFDQLQPVE; encoded by the coding sequence GTGTTCGTACGAACTCGAATAAGCCATTATTTTCGCAATCTCGATCGCATCCCCCAACTCTCCTTGGCGGAGCGAGAGCGCTTATCTAAGGTGGCGGAAAAATACGTATTCCGCATCAACGATTATTACCTTGATTTAATTGATTGGTCCAATCCCGACGATCCCATCCGCAATCTGGCGATTCCCCGAGAAGAGGAATTGGACGATTGGGGCGAGTTAGACGCCAGCAACGAGGCCGCTTACACCAAGGCGCGTGGCATCCAGCATAAATACAAAGATACCGTTCTTTTTTTGTGCGCCGAAACCTGCGGCGCCTATTGCCGATACTGTTTTCGCAAACGATTATTCATGGAAGCCAACGGCGAGGTCTCTCTAAACGTGGAGGAAGGGTTGCAATACATCGCCGAGAATCCCTGCATCACCAACGTATTGTTGACGGGGGGAGATCCGCTGATACTTTCCACCCGCCGCCTCGCCTATATCCTCGAATCGCTGCGCAAAATCCGCCACGTGCAGATTATCCGCATCGGCTCCAAAATGCCCGCTTTCAATCCCTGGCGCATTTTGGACGACGATGAACTGCTCGATCTTTTCGAGCGGGTCAGTTGGATGGACAAGCGGCTCTACCTGATGATGCACTTCGACCATCCCCGCGAACTCACTCAGCCCGCCGTCGCCGCCATCGACCGGGTTTTGAAGCGGGGCGTGATTTGCTGCAATCAGTGCCCCATTGTCAAGGGAATCAACGACGATCCCGAAGCGTTGGGCGAACTGTTTCGGCTGCTTTCTTTCGCTGGATGTCCGCCCTATTACGTCTTTCAGGGACGTCCCACCCAAGGCAACCATTCGTTCTTAGTGCCGATCGTGCGCGGATTTCATATCTATCAGGATGCGGTCAGGCGCAACTCCGGCCTGGCGTCGCGCACGCGCTTCGTGATGTCCCACGAAACCGGCAAGATCGAAATCGTGGGAGTGGACGAAAAATACATTTACCTCAAACGCCATCGCTCTCCCGACCGCGAAGAAGTAGGGCGCATTCTCCTCTTTCACCGCGACGACGAGGCCGTCTGGTTCGACCAACTCCAACCAGTGGAATAG
- a CDS encoding tetratricopeptide repeat protein translates to MRKNLWGMVLLLMVASIGSLAPVYAAEEEMVALVDKIKPSVVTIILFNEKDEVVSQGSGFFISTDRIATNRHVIVKVHHASIKTASGDTFPVQGLLAEDELKDLAVLSVEVPKSQYKPLTLAKSLPKEGQEIVVIGSPLGLEHTVSNGIVSAVRDLPGFEEVIQITAPVSPGSSGSAVVDKSGEVVGIVVSQFAAGQNLNFSIPASQIQKLKIGKVQTLSAWSKSQPALSNEKVRQEMDDGFSSYFKGDYTAAIIHFKKVIELDLNEEFAYYFLGAAYEKLGQFEKALEAYKQAIRLKPDIAEAHHGLGVAYEKLGQYEKAIEAYKQAIRLKPDYADAHYGLGVAYEKLGHYEKALEECKQAIRLKPDFADAHYNLGVAYSDLKRPEKAIEAFKQAIRLKPDHAEANANLGVTYGRLGQYEKAIEACKQAIRLKPDIAEAHWSLGLAYGELGQWEKALEECKRTIRLKPDFADAHHALGLAYLMLNRKGEALDEYKILKNLDPEQANRLFNLIHQ, encoded by the coding sequence ATGAGAAAGAATCTTTGGGGGATGGTTTTATTATTGATGGTTGCATCTATAGGTTCATTGGCTCCGGTTTATGCCGCCGAAGAAGAAATGGTGGCGTTGGTCGATAAAATCAAACCTTCGGTGGTTACGATTATCCTCTTCAATGAAAAAGATGAAGTGGTTTCCCAAGGCAGCGGATTCTTTATTTCAACAGATCGCATCGCCACCAATCGCCATGTCATCGTAAAAGTGCATCATGCCTCGATCAAAACCGCTTCCGGCGATACCTTCCCCGTTCAAGGCTTATTGGCAGAGGATGAACTGAAAGACTTGGCGGTTTTATCCGTGGAAGTTCCCAAAAGTCAATACAAACCTTTGACGCTGGCCAAGTCTCTCCCCAAAGAGGGGCAGGAGATTGTCGTCATCGGTTCGCCGCTTGGTTTGGAACATACCGTTTCCAATGGCATCGTTTCCGCCGTCCGCGATTTGCCCGGATTCGAGGAAGTCATTCAAATTACCGCTCCGGTTTCTCCCGGTTCCAGCGGCAGCGCCGTAGTCGATAAATCCGGCGAAGTCGTCGGCATCGTAGTATCCCAATTCGCCGCCGGGCAAAATCTCAATTTCTCCATCCCCGCTTCCCAAATCCAAAAACTGAAAATCGGTAAGGTTCAAACCTTGTCGGCTTGGTCTAAAAGCCAACCTGCTTTGTCTAACGAGAAAGTTAGACAAGAAATGGATGATGGTTTTTCATCTTATTTTAAAGGTGATTATACCGCAGCGATAATTCATTTTAAGAAGGTTATCGAATTGGATTTAAATGAAGAGTTTGCATATTACTTTCTTGGGGCGGCGTATGAAAAACTAGGGCAGTTTGAGAAAGCCCTGGAGGCATACAAACAAGCCATTCGCCTTAAGCCGGACATTGCGGAAGCGCATCATGGTCTTGGGGTGGCGTATGAAAAACTAGGGCAATATGAGAAAGCCATTGAGGCATACAAGCAAGCCATTCGCCTTAAGCCGGACTATGCGGACGCGCATTATGGTCTTGGGGTGGCGTATGAAAAACTTGGGCATTATGAGAAAGCCCTAGAGGAATGCAAGCAAGCCATTCGCCTTAAGCCGGACTTTGCGGATGCGCATTATAATCTTGGGGTGGCGTATAGCGATCTAAAGCGGCCGGAGAAAGCCATTGAGGCATTCAAGCAAGCTATTCGCCTTAAACCGGACCATGCGGAAGCGAATGCTAATCTTGGAGTGACGTATGGAAGACTAGGGCAGTATGAGAAAGCCATTGAGGCATGCAAGCAAGCCATTCGCCTTAAGCCGGACATTGCGGAAGCGCATTGGAGCCTTGGGTTGGCGTATGGAGAACTAGGGCAGTGGGAGAAAGCCCTGGAGGAATGCAAGCGAACCATTCGCCTTAAGCCGGACTTTGCAGATGCGCATCATGCTCTTGGGTTGGCGTATTTGATGCTTAATAGAAAAGGAGAGGCGCTGGATGAGTACAAGATTTTAAAGAATTTAGACCCAGAACAGGCAAATAGGTTGTTCAATTTGATTCATCAATGA
- a CDS encoding Na+/H+ antiporter NhaC family protein translates to MEGTVYSLVPPLVAIVLCIVMREAIFSLFMGIFVGALIIYSFSPLTAFYRSVDEIILSVFIQSDNAVILFFTVLMGGMVEILNQSRVSRDLVERIAARLRTRVRANLLIWLTGVVFFIDDYANALIVGNSYRKLADRLKISRAKLAYLVDTTSAPVTSLAFVSTWIGFEISVILKSLKAEGIEGYSGYELFVYSIPYRFYPLLALLFCLYICAMSRDFGPMKRAERLARIREPEETEASSKRPAAAWDPWNYAILLPIAVLLIAAFISLAVSGYQNGAVTDWVHPWQSVIALLSNADPFRSILWATMIATLVSFAVHIGVFFESFRSVFTSWLEGCKGMFTICLILTLAWSIGDVCTRLKTGAYVASLLGQGFDPHFLPLLTFLFAAAISFATGTSFGTMSILMPVALPLAIHYGVSAHDILYGTIGSVLGGAIFGDHCSPLSDTTILSAGASGCSLTDHVNTQLPYALAVALISAGCLALVPIKGISPYSLLLIGAVILLGVVFAFGRKIPE, encoded by the coding sequence ATGGAAGGAACGGTTTACTCTCTCGTCCCGCCGCTTGTCGCTATTGTTTTGTGCATTGTTATGCGCGAGGCGATTTTCTCTTTGTTTATGGGAATTTTCGTTGGGGCGCTTATCATCTATTCCTTTTCTCCACTAACGGCTTTTTATCGCTCCGTGGATGAAATCATTCTCTCGGTATTCATCCAATCGGACAACGCCGTCATTCTATTCTTCACCGTCCTGATGGGCGGGATGGTGGAAATCCTCAATCAGAGCCGCGTTTCACGCGATTTAGTCGAACGCATCGCCGCCCGCTTGCGTACGCGGGTGAGAGCCAACCTTTTGATTTGGCTGACCGGCGTCGTCTTTTTCATCGACGATTACGCCAACGCTCTCATCGTGGGCAACTCCTACCGCAAATTAGCGGATCGGCTAAAAATTTCCCGCGCCAAACTGGCTTATCTCGTCGATACCACTTCCGCCCCAGTTACATCACTGGCTTTCGTTTCCACTTGGATCGGCTTCGAGATTTCCGTGATTTTAAAATCATTGAAAGCGGAAGGCATCGAGGGCTATAGCGGCTATGAATTGTTCGTTTATTCCATCCCCTACCGTTTTTATCCTTTGCTGGCGCTGCTTTTTTGTTTGTATATCTGCGCAATGTCCCGCGATTTCGGGCCGATGAAGCGCGCCGAGCGCCTGGCGCGCATACGCGAACCGGAGGAGACGGAAGCCTCCTCCAAACGCCCAGCAGCAGCCTGGGATCCGTGGAATTATGCGATTCTGCTGCCTATCGCGGTTCTGTTGATCGCCGCGTTTATATCGCTGGCCGTAAGCGGCTATCAAAACGGCGCTGTGACGGATTGGGTGCATCCTTGGCAGAGCGTCATAGCCCTGCTCTCCAACGCCGATCCTTTTCGCAGCATTCTTTGGGCTACCATGATCGCCACGTTGGTTTCCTTCGCCGTGCATATCGGCGTTTTCTTCGAATCCTTCCGCTCCGTCTTTACCAGCTGGCTGGAAGGCTGCAAGGGCATGTTTACCATCTGCCTGATCCTGACTCTGGCTTGGAGCATCGGCGACGTTTGCACCCGCTTAAAAACGGGGGCGTATGTAGCGAGTTTGTTGGGGCAGGGATTCGATCCCCATTTTCTGCCCCTGCTGACTTTCCTCTTTGCGGCGGCAATCAGTTTCGCCACCGGCACCAGTTTTGGAACCATGTCCATCCTCATGCCCGTCGCGTTGCCGCTGGCGATTCATTACGGCGTCTCCGCCCATGACATCCTTTACGGAACCATCGGCAGCGTTCTCGGCGGCGCGATCTTCGGCGACCACTGCTCGCCGCTATCCGATACGACCATCCTCTCCGCCGGCGCCAGCGGCTGCTCCCTCACCGATCACGTCAACACCCAACTTCCCTATGCCCTAGCCGTAGCCCTCATCTCCGCCGGATGCCTCGCGCTGGTTCCCATCAAAGGAATATCGCCCTATTCGCTGCTGCTGATTGGCGCGGTGATTCTTTTGGGGGTGGTTTTTGCGTTTGGGAGGAAGATTCCCGAGTGA
- a CDS encoding ADP-ribosylglycohydrolase family protein — MRGKAVALFSICLTVSLISCGAGKQIKEKLSSLFQDEKKAPATHRLSFTIYEEKLRGAWAGKMIGASYGDPYDHQFQGQIMENPIRPWNAEYAAAALGHEDLCAGMTFLEALDAKGLFVTSREAAEYFARTKYSLDGANDAARKNVRADIYPPQSGQPRYNPYANDGDFQSEADLFGLLCPGMPFTASKLAAPFGEIMSSGDGFCGGLFTASLYAAAYFEDSRSEIVMQALKSIPAQSDYARLIGEVLEAYKKDPTDWRSCWKMLEEKWGKSGVGPAGDEKAANADAKLNGGYIVTALLYGDADFAKTLEITVRCGRRCGSNAAIAAGVLGTILGYDSIPREYRTGVALITDKNFASTPYHFNTLIESCRKWTTDIVRRRGGSLETLGDRQYLTIPIQKPALIGQYEPFTAKMANDLQEEWKNLDAVRLSGLQRKLLAEIPAFAKGWTIANCGTNSYAGALKEYRGRYGVFATNPLSQETPCRLTWKGVIPAGKPALRFAAAADASWTLRVLVNGEELANKVISNSGGVVEWQTQEFDLSPYAGKNAAITLENGSNGGSDESAYWNRIEINAE, encoded by the coding sequence ATGCGCGGCAAAGCTGTTGCCCTTTTTTCTATCTGTCTAACCGTTAGTCTCATTTCCTGCGGCGCCGGGAAACAAATCAAAGAAAAATTATCTTCTTTATTCCAAGACGAGAAAAAAGCCCCCGCCACCCATCGGCTTTCTTTTACGATCTACGAGGAAAAGTTACGCGGCGCCTGGGCGGGCAAGATGATCGGCGCTAGTTACGGCGATCCCTACGATCATCAATTCCAAGGACAGATCATGGAAAACCCGATCCGTCCCTGGAACGCTGAATACGCAGCCGCCGCCCTCGGCCATGAAGACCTTTGCGCAGGGATGACGTTTCTCGAAGCGCTGGACGCTAAGGGATTATTCGTTACCAGCCGGGAAGCGGCGGAGTATTTCGCCAGGACGAAATATTCCCTCGACGGCGCCAACGATGCGGCGCGGAAAAATGTCCGCGCCGATATTTATCCTCCCCAATCCGGCCAACCGCGATACAATCCTTACGCCAACGACGGCGATTTTCAAAGCGAAGCCGATCTCTTCGGCCTTCTTTGCCCCGGCATGCCCTTCACTGCATCAAAACTGGCGGCGCCGTTCGGCGAAATCATGAGTAGCGGCGACGGCTTCTGCGGCGGACTTTTTACGGCGAGCCTTTATGCGGCGGCCTATTTCGAAGACAGCCGCTCCGAAATCGTAATGCAAGCCTTGAAGAGCATTCCCGCGCAGAGCGATTATGCGCGCCTGATCGGCGAAGTTTTGGAGGCTTATAAGAAAGATCCAACCGATTGGCGTTCCTGCTGGAAAATGTTGGAAGAGAAATGGGGCAAGTCCGGCGTTGGACCCGCCGGGGATGAAAAGGCGGCAAACGCCGATGCCAAGTTGAACGGCGGCTATATCGTAACAGCGCTGCTTTACGGCGACGCCGATTTCGCCAAAACACTGGAAATCACCGTGCGCTGCGGCCGCCGCTGCGGCTCCAACGCCGCCATAGCCGCGGGCGTATTGGGAACTATCCTGGGATATGACAGCATTCCTAGGGAATATCGCACCGGCGTCGCCTTGATTACCGATAAAAATTTCGCATCGACTCCTTACCATTTCAATACCTTGATCGAATCCTGCCGCAAGTGGACCACGGACATCGTTCGCCGCCGGGGGGGCAGCCTGGAGACGTTAGGAGATCGTCAGTATTTGACGATCCCCATTCAAAAACCGGCGCTGATTGGTCAATACGAACCTTTTACGGCAAAGATGGCCAACGATTTGCAGGAAGAATGGAAAAATCTCGACGCGGTTCGCTTATCCGGCCTGCAACGCAAACTGCTAGCGGAGATTCCCGCTTTCGCTAAGGGATGGACCATCGCCAATTGCGGAACGAACAGTTATGCGGGCGCGCTGAAAGAATATCGCGGACGCTATGGCGTCTTCGCCACCAACCCCCTCAGCCAAGAGACGCCGTGCCGACTGACATGGAAGGGAGTCATCCCCGCAGGCAAACCCGCGTTGCGGTTCGCCGCCGCCGCCGATGCGAGTTGGACGCTGCGAGTTCTCGTCAACGGCGAGGAGTTGGCGAATAAAGTCATTAGCAATTCCGGCGGCGTTGTCGAATGGCAAACTCAAGAATTCGATCTTTCCCCGTATGCCGGCAAGAACGCGGCGATCACGCTGGAAAACGGGTCGAACGGTGGATCGGACGAATCCGCCTATTGGAACCGGATAGAAATTAATGCTGAGTGA
- a CDS encoding zinc-binding dehydrogenase, which produces MKAVIFHEHGEVDRLQCAEVKEPKPGPGEVKIKVEACALNHLDIWVRLGGRPVPIPMPHISGSDIAGTVVETGRGVKDIAVGTRAALAPGLSCGQCEYCLNGNDSACAEYKLMGFQVQGGYAEYAVAPARNVIPVSEKLSFEEWASIPLVFVTSWHMLFTRGKLRCGETVLIQAAGSGLGIAAIQLAKLAGARVIATAGTDAKLKRAQKLGANEVINYKEKDFVAETMRITNGRGVDLVFEHIGGETFTRSIDALRRTGRLCICGVTAGMEAKINLLPFFAKQLSVHGSYMGSLSEQKKVLQLAEEGKIKPVIDKIFPLQEAQAAQQRMLDRKNFGKIVLKNSEE; this is translated from the coding sequence ATGAAAGCCGTCATATTTCACGAGCATGGAGAGGTAGACCGCCTGCAATGCGCCGAGGTCAAAGAACCGAAGCCGGGACCGGGAGAAGTGAAAATCAAGGTCGAAGCCTGCGCCTTGAATCACCTCGATATCTGGGTGCGGCTTGGAGGACGTCCGGTTCCCATCCCCATGCCTCACATTTCCGGCAGCGACATCGCGGGAACGGTAGTGGAAACAGGACGCGGCGTCAAAGACATCGCCGTCGGAACCCGCGCGGCGCTGGCGCCGGGGCTTTCCTGCGGGCAGTGCGAATATTGCCTGAACGGCAACGACAGCGCCTGCGCGGAATACAAACTGATGGGCTTCCAGGTTCAGGGCGGCTATGCGGAATACGCCGTGGCTCCCGCCCGCAACGTCATCCCCGTTTCGGAAAAACTCTCCTTCGAGGAATGGGCTTCGATTCCGTTGGTATTCGTTACCTCCTGGCATATGTTGTTTACGCGAGGAAAACTGCGCTGCGGCGAGACGGTTTTGATTCAAGCGGCGGGCAGCGGGCTGGGCATCGCCGCCATCCAATTGGCCAAGCTGGCGGGCGCGAGAGTCATCGCCACGGCGGGAACGGACGCGAAATTGAAACGCGCCCAAAAACTCGGCGCCAACGAGGTCATTAATTATAAAGAAAAAGATTTCGTGGCGGAGACGATGCGGATCACTAACGGGCGGGGTGTGGATCTAGTCTTCGAACATATCGGCGGCGAGACCTTCACGCGCAGCATTGACGCCTTGCGCCGAACTGGACGTCTCTGCATCTGCGGCGTAACGGCGGGTATGGAAGCCAAGATCAATCTTTTGCCCTTTTTCGCCAAACAACTATCGGTGCATGGTTCCTATATGGGATCGCTCTCGGAACAGAAAAAAGTTTTGCAGCTCGCCGAGGAAGGCAAAATCAAGCCGGTCATCGATAAGATTTTCCCCTTGCAGGAAGCCCAAGCCGCCCAACAGCGAATGCTGGATAGGAAAAACTTCGGCAAAATCGTATTGAAAAACAGTGAAGAGTGA
- the trpC gene encoding indole-3-glycerol phosphate synthase TrpC, which translates to MKGILREIIENKRREVEERQRIRPLDDLKPAAAAAPPARDFRSDLRRGGGPLKLLAEIKAASPSAGVIRADFDAAEIARLYERAGASAISVLTDAKYFSGSDEHLQAARAAVSLPVLRKDFTLGEYQLYESRILGADAVLLMAQVLDREIFAALLQKARELGLYVLAEGHTAEQIQFIVDVGAEVIGINNRDFETLTTDIETTLNLIHLVPEDRIVVSQSGIFLREEAQRLEAAGVDAIQVGTSIMKEEDMEEQLRRLLGR; encoded by the coding sequence ATGAAAGGAATTTTACGGGAAATCATAGAAAACAAACGGCGGGAAGTGGAGGAGCGCCAACGTATCCGCCCTTTGGACGATTTGAAGCCAGCCGCCGCCGCTGCGCCGCCCGCGCGGGATTTCCGTTCCGATCTGCGCCGGGGCGGGGGGCCATTGAAACTGCTGGCGGAAATCAAGGCGGCCTCGCCGTCCGCCGGCGTCATCCGCGCCGATTTCGACGCGGCGGAAATCGCCCGCCTCTATGAACGAGCCGGAGCCTCGGCGATTTCGGTCTTGACCGACGCCAAGTATTTTTCGGGAAGCGACGAGCATCTGCAAGCCGCCCGCGCCGCCGTCTCCCTGCCGGTTCTGCGCAAGGACTTCACCCTCGGCGAATATCAACTCTACGAAAGCCGCATCCTCGGCGCCGACGCCGTCCTGCTCATGGCCCAGGTTCTCGATCGAGAAATTTTCGCAGCGCTTTTGCAGAAAGCGCGGGAACTGGGGCTGTACGTTCTGGCCGAAGGGCATACCGCCGAGCAGATTCAATTCATCGTCGATGTTGGCGCCGAGGTCATTGGCATCAACAACCGCGATTTCGAAACGCTGACCACGGATATCGAAACCACGTTGAACCTCATTCATCTCGTCCCCGAAGATCGCATCGTGGTCAGCCAGAGCGGCATCTTTCTTCGGGAAGAAGCGCAGCGTCTGGAAGCGGCGGGAGTAGACGCCATCCAAGTGGGAACCTCCATCATGAAAGAGGAGGATATGGAAGAGCAACTGCGGCGATTGCTGGGGAGATGA
- a CDS encoding helix-turn-helix transcriptional regulator, whose translation MNRKKSIPTDDSKISIEDSSGNVFEDIGFPNPEEALMKAELSHKIRDSIRRKKLTVEQASEWLGISQTKISAIVKGNTGRLSIDRLIRFLRILGNDVDIVVKKKTHAQKIGHLKVITIQP comes from the coding sequence ATGAACAGGAAAAAAAGTATTCCAACTGATGATTCCAAAATTTCCATTGAAGATAGCTCCGGCAATGTTTTCGAAGATATTGGCTTCCCTAATCCCGAAGAAGCGTTGATGAAAGCCGAACTATCCCATAAGATTCGCGACTCCATCCGTCGAAAAAAACTGACGGTGGAACAGGCGAGCGAATGGTTGGGAATCTCCCAAACTAAAATATCCGCGATCGTCAAAGGGAATACAGGAAGACTTTCCATAGATCGTTTAATCCGGTTTTTGCGAATACTAGGAAACGATGTGGATATCGTGGTGAAAAAGAAAACCCATGCTCAAAAAATCGGACATTTGAAAGTTATAACCATTCAACCGTGA
- a CDS encoding type II toxin-antitoxin system RelE/ParE family toxin, with product MMKKIRWVGSSKEDLRKMPKPVKAVFGQALYDAQKGGHHPNAKPLKGFHGSGVVELIEDYRGNAYRAVYTVRFKDTVYVLHAFMKKSKKGIETPREDKERIRLRLQAAQKDYEQEKKYSN from the coding sequence ATGATGAAAAAGATACGTTGGGTAGGTTCCTCTAAGGAAGATTTAAGAAAAATGCCAAAACCCGTAAAAGCCGTTTTCGGGCAAGCGTTATATGACGCCCAAAAAGGAGGACATCACCCCAACGCAAAACCGTTAAAAGGATTTCATGGTTCGGGAGTAGTGGAATTGATTGAAGATTACCGAGGAAACGCCTATCGGGCAGTGTATACAGTTCGTTTTAAAGATACGGTTTATGTGCTTCATGCGTTTATGAAGAAATCAAAAAAAGGAATCGAAACGCCAAGGGAAGATAAAGAGCGGATACGTCTCCGCCTTCAAGCGGCGCAAAAAGATTATGAACAGGAAAAAAAGTATTCCAACTGA